The following proteins come from a genomic window of Nocardioides albertanoniae:
- the nadA gene encoding quinolinate synthase NadA, translating to MTTVDLPLLPLGRGTDLNSERGVECPGDLPAASDPDLVKRALAAKEKLGERVFVLGHHYQRDEVIEFADVTGDSFKLARDAAARPDAEYIVFCGVHFMAESADILTSPDQAVILPDLGAGCSMADMARLGQVEKAWEALSEAGVAEQVVPVTYMNSSADIKAFCGRHDGVVCTSSNAQSVLEWAFAQKEDAKVLFFPDQHLGRNTAVLKLGMSLDDCVVWDPHKPDGGLSAEELRAAKVILWKGHCSVHGRFSPDTIDDLRAEIPGVQILVHPECQHEVVLKADLVGSTEFIISTIEAAPAGSSWAIGTELNLVKRLAAAHPDKRIVFLDRTVCYCSTMNRIDLPHFVWALESLVEGQVVNRIEVDADTEHYAKLALQRMLDLPGKTEKD from the coding sequence ATGACGACTGTCGACCTTCCGCTGCTCCCCCTGGGGCGCGGCACCGACCTGAACTCCGAGCGTGGCGTCGAGTGCCCCGGCGATCTCCCGGCCGCCTCCGACCCCGACCTGGTCAAGCGCGCCCTCGCGGCCAAGGAGAAGCTCGGCGAACGCGTGTTCGTGCTCGGACACCACTACCAGCGCGACGAGGTCATCGAGTTCGCCGACGTGACCGGCGACTCCTTCAAGCTCGCACGCGACGCGGCGGCCCGCCCCGACGCGGAGTACATCGTCTTCTGCGGCGTGCACTTCATGGCCGAGTCGGCCGACATCCTCACCTCCCCCGACCAGGCGGTCATCCTTCCCGATCTGGGCGCCGGGTGCTCGATGGCCGACATGGCGCGGCTCGGTCAGGTCGAGAAGGCCTGGGAAGCGCTCAGCGAGGCAGGCGTGGCCGAGCAGGTCGTGCCGGTGACCTACATGAACTCCTCGGCCGACATCAAGGCCTTCTGCGGGCGTCACGACGGCGTCGTGTGCACCTCCTCGAACGCCCAGTCGGTGCTGGAGTGGGCGTTCGCGCAGAAGGAGGACGCGAAGGTCCTCTTCTTCCCCGACCAGCACCTCGGTCGCAACACCGCCGTGCTGAAGCTCGGGATGTCGCTGGACGACTGCGTGGTCTGGGACCCGCACAAGCCCGACGGCGGCCTGAGCGCCGAGGAGCTGCGGGCGGCGAAGGTGATCTTGTGGAAGGGCCACTGCTCGGTCCACGGGCGCTTCTCCCCCGACACCATCGACGACCTGCGCGCCGAGATCCCGGGCGTACAGATCCTGGTGCACCCCGAGTGCCAGCACGAGGTCGTGCTCAAGGCCGACCTCGTCGGCTCGACCGAGTTCATCATCTCGACCATCGAGGCCGCGCCGGCCGGGTCGTCGTGGGCGATCGGCACCGAGCTCAACCTGGTCAAGCGGCTGGCCGCCGCTCACCCCGACAAGCGGATCGTCTTCCTCGACCGCACCGTCTGCTACTGCTCGACCATGAACCGCATCGACCTGCCCCACTTCGTGTGGGCCCTCGAGTCGCTGGTCGAGGGTCAGGTGGTCAACCGCATCGAGGTCGACGCCGACACCGAGCACTACGCCAAGCTCGCCCTCCAGCGGATGCTCGACCTCCCCGGCAAGACCGAGAAGGACTGA
- the erpA gene encoding iron-sulfur cluster insertion protein ErpA has product MTEQTTERRADSINLSDVAAAKVKSLLEQEGRDDLSLRISVQPGGCSGLRYQLFFDERTLDGDVVTDFDGVSVVVDRMSVPYLNGAMIDFVDSIEKQGFTIDNPNATGSCACGDSFH; this is encoded by the coding sequence ATGACCGAGCAGACGACCGAACGCCGCGCCGACTCCATCAACCTGAGTGACGTTGCCGCCGCCAAGGTGAAGAGCCTCCTTGAGCAGGAGGGTCGCGACGACCTCAGCCTGCGCATCTCCGTGCAGCCCGGTGGCTGCTCCGGCCTGCGCTACCAGCTCTTCTTCGACGAGCGCACCCTCGACGGTGACGTCGTCACCGACTTCGACGGCGTCTCCGTCGTCGTCGACCGGATGAGCGTGCCCTACCTCAACGGCGCCATGATCGACTTCGTGGACTCCATCGAGAAGCAGGGGTTCACCATCGACAACCCCAACGCCACGGGCTCCTGCGCCTGCGGCGACTCCTTCCACTGA
- a CDS encoding HAD family hydrolase translates to MLVLDLDGTVCLGDTPVLLYAERVAAFVDAPEALLELAGAFLGNQLPETAPKALIGAQDGYEAVRILAVAAGVTEEQLSTAYVESRAAIGEHPGDIHTPAGLVDLLAGLDAHRVVLTNSPGDGLDAILEHIGVRGVIDEVVSDALKPTRMRAHLDTFLAAAGATDTPERLMSVGDIWRNDLAPALERGCVAAYVDVFDRRQGPAHVRAESLVDLYAAISQWSRDPSSFIEANPRKEPVRC, encoded by the coding sequence GTGCTCGTGCTCGACCTCGACGGCACGGTGTGTCTCGGGGACACGCCTGTCTTGCTGTACGCCGAGAGGGTGGCGGCCTTCGTGGACGCCCCTGAGGCGCTCCTGGAGCTCGCTGGAGCGTTTCTCGGCAACCAGCTGCCCGAGACTGCCCCGAAGGCGCTCATCGGCGCTCAGGACGGCTACGAGGCGGTCAGGATCCTCGCCGTGGCCGCAGGGGTCACCGAGGAGCAGCTGAGCACCGCGTACGTCGAGAGCAGGGCCGCGATCGGCGAGCACCCCGGCGACATCCACACTCCGGCCGGGCTGGTCGACCTCCTCGCCGGGCTCGACGCCCACCGGGTTGTCCTCACCAACTCGCCAGGCGACGGTCTGGACGCGATCCTCGAGCACATCGGCGTACGTGGCGTGATCGACGAGGTCGTGTCCGACGCGCTCAAGCCGACCCGGATGCGGGCGCACCTCGACACCTTCCTGGCGGCCGCCGGCGCGACCGACACGCCCGAGAGGCTGATGTCGGTCGGCGACATCTGGCGCAATGATCTCGCTCCCGCGCTCGAGCGTGGTTGTGTTGCAGCGTACGTTGACGTCTTCGACCGCAGGCAGGGTCCGGCGCACGTTCGTGCAGAATCTCTTGTCGACCTCTACGCAGCCATCTCGCAGTGGTCGCGTGACCCGTCGTCCTTCATCGAAGCCAACCCCCGCAAGGAGCCCGTCCGATGTTGA
- a CDS encoding glycerate kinase, with amino-acid sequence MRVLIAPDKFAGTLSASQAAAAIAEGWRRTAPGDELSLAPMADGGPGFLELLGDVVGGQVHDVEVTGPHGEPVTAQILVEAGTAYIESAQAAGLHLADSTRAEQATSYGVGQLLLAARETGATTAVIGLGGSGTSDGGAGLLAALGATGDRPLDAGVAGLEGITEVRLPEPLDLEIVIASDVDNPLTGLFGAVKVYGAQKGLSEEAMPRWDGALQDLAAATSRKTATEKGAGAAGGMGFALLLLGATRRPGFDVVADLLGLTELASKADLVITGEGSFDPQSASGKVPAGVAKLAEQALRPCIVMAGKVSMSGREMRTLGIDAAYSLIDSVGEERALAQAYESLVQVAARVARTWSTDHRE; translated from the coding sequence ATGCGAGTGCTGATCGCCCCTGACAAGTTCGCCGGAACCCTCTCCGCCTCCCAGGCCGCCGCCGCGATCGCGGAGGGCTGGCGGCGTACGGCGCCCGGTGATGAGCTCTCGCTGGCGCCGATGGCCGACGGTGGCCCGGGGTTCCTCGAGCTGCTCGGTGACGTCGTCGGCGGTCAGGTCCACGACGTCGAGGTCACGGGCCCTCACGGCGAGCCGGTGACCGCGCAGATCCTGGTCGAGGCGGGCACGGCCTACATCGAGTCCGCGCAGGCCGCCGGCCTGCACCTGGCCGACAGCACCCGAGCCGAGCAGGCGACCTCGTACGGTGTGGGGCAGCTGCTCCTCGCCGCGCGCGAGACCGGCGCGACGACAGCCGTGATCGGCCTCGGCGGCTCGGGCACCAGCGACGGGGGAGCGGGCCTGCTGGCAGCGCTCGGAGCCACCGGCGACCGCCCGCTCGACGCCGGCGTCGCCGGTCTCGAAGGCATCACCGAGGTGAGGCTCCCCGAGCCGCTGGATCTCGAGATCGTCATCGCCAGCGACGTGGACAACCCGCTGACCGGGCTCTTCGGTGCGGTGAAGGTCTACGGCGCGCAGAAGGGGCTGAGCGAGGAGGCCATGCCCCGCTGGGACGGCGCCCTGCAGGACCTGGCCGCCGCCACGTCGCGGAAGACGGCCACCGAGAAGGGCGCCGGAGCGGCAGGTGGGATGGGGTTCGCCCTGCTCCTGCTCGGTGCCACGCGACGGCCTGGGTTCGACGTCGTCGCCGACCTGCTCGGCCTGACCGAGCTGGCCTCCAAGGCTGACCTGGTGATCACCGGCGAGGGCTCCTTCGACCCCCAGAGCGCCTCCGGGAAGGTGCCCGCCGGCGTGGCGAAGCTGGCCGAACAGGCGCTGCGCCCCTGCATCGTGATGGCCGGGAAGGTCAGCATGAGCGGCCGGGAGATGCGTACGCTCGGGATCGATGCCGCCTACTCCCTGATCGACAGCGTCGGCGAGGAGCGAGCCCTCGCCCAGGCGTACGAGTCCCTGGTCCAGGTGGCCGCCAGGGTCGCCAGGACCTGGTCCACCGACCACCGGGAATAA
- a CDS encoding cysteine desulfurase family protein, which yields MTDAFTYLDAASAEPLHPAARDVLLAAADQGYADPRRLHRPARNAGLLLENAREVVAEALGVRRDEVLFTSSGTAAAQAGLLGLGSRGIAHTAVEHQAVIDAAHWSPRSPVVELGVDDEARVDLEQVRDVVGAGAVDVVAVQQANHEVGTLQPLEEVAAAVRQSGRDVRLFVDAAASMGRLPIPAAAGDVIAGSARKWGGPGGVGVLVVRKRAPWRNPFPGDPWARTDLGFTNTAGALAAAAALQAVVAERDAVNARQHELIDLVRSRVKAEIPDVDVAGPAEERLPHLVTFSALYVDGEALVTALDRRGAGVASGSACTSDTRQPSRVLAAMGALTHGNVRLSLTRDTTREDVERVLDALPGIVKDLRAEAGL from the coding sequence GTGACCGACGCCTTCACCTACCTCGATGCCGCATCGGCCGAGCCGCTCCATCCCGCCGCCCGGGATGTGCTGCTCGCCGCGGCAGATCAGGGTTATGCCGACCCTCGACGCCTCCACCGGCCGGCCCGTAACGCGGGGCTGCTGCTCGAGAACGCTCGCGAGGTCGTCGCGGAGGCGTTGGGGGTGCGCAGAGATGAGGTGCTTTTCACATCGTCGGGCACCGCCGCGGCGCAGGCCGGGCTGCTGGGGCTCGGGTCACGCGGCATCGCGCACACCGCCGTCGAGCACCAGGCGGTCATCGACGCCGCGCACTGGTCGCCGCGCTCCCCCGTGGTCGAGCTGGGCGTGGACGACGAGGCGCGGGTCGACCTCGAGCAGGTGCGCGACGTCGTCGGCGCCGGCGCGGTCGACGTCGTCGCCGTGCAGCAGGCCAACCACGAGGTCGGCACCCTGCAGCCGCTCGAGGAGGTTGCTGCCGCGGTGAGGCAGAGCGGTCGAGACGTACGCCTCTTCGTCGATGCCGCCGCGTCGATGGGTCGCCTGCCGATCCCGGCCGCGGCCGGTGACGTGATCGCGGGATCGGCGCGCAAGTGGGGTGGTCCGGGCGGGGTCGGGGTGCTCGTCGTACGGAAGCGGGCGCCGTGGCGCAACCCGTTCCCGGGAGACCCGTGGGCGCGCACCGACCTGGGGTTCACCAACACCGCCGGCGCGCTGGCGGCAGCGGCCGCCCTGCAGGCGGTGGTCGCCGAGCGCGACGCGGTCAACGCGCGCCAGCACGAGCTGATCGACCTCGTCAGGTCACGGGTGAAGGCGGAGATCCCCGACGTGGACGTGGCCGGGCCCGCCGAGGAGCGGCTCCCGCACCTGGTGACGTTCTCCGCCCTCTACGTCGACGGGGAGGCCCTGGTGACCGCGCTCGACCGTCGGGGCGCCGGCGTGGCCAGCGGATCGGCGTGCACGTCGGACACTCGGCAACCTTCACGTGTTCTGGCTGCCATGGGAGCGCTCACGCACGGTAATGTGCGCCTTTCTCTGACCCGCGACACCACGCGAGAGGATGTGGAGCGCGTGCTCGACGCACTGCCCGGGATCGTCAAGGACCTCCGAGCCGAGGCCGGCCTGTGA
- a CDS encoding cytochrome c oxidase subunit 4 codes for MKSEAWIFVICSVFMVLVTPAYWFVTAASEEGGDWTGTSALVMCTLLFLMITVYLGFHAAKMDPRPEDRSDGEIAEGAGEYGFFPPFSWWPLWAALTFGLVVLAVAMAAWWLLIIAAVLGLLALAGWNFEYYRGDFKH; via the coding sequence ATGAAGTCTGAAGCCTGGATCTTCGTGATCTGCAGTGTCTTCATGGTGCTGGTGACGCCGGCCTACTGGTTCGTCACCGCGGCCTCCGAGGAGGGCGGCGACTGGACCGGCACCTCCGCGCTGGTGATGTGCACGCTGCTGTTCTTGATGATCACCGTCTACCTCGGCTTCCACGCCGCGAAGATGGACCCGCGCCCCGAGGACAGGTCCGACGGCGAGATCGCGGAAGGCGCCGGCGAGTACGGCTTCTTCCCGCCGTTCTCCTGGTGGCCGCTGTGGGCCGCGCTCACCTTCGGTCTCGTGGTCCTCGCGGTCGCGATGGCCGCTTGGTGGCTGCTCATCATCGCCGCCGTGCTCGGCCTGCTGGCTCTGGCCGGCTGGAACTTTGAGTACTACCGAGGCGACTTCAAGCACTGA
- a CDS encoding sulfurtransferase TusA family protein encodes MSEANVTLDCRGQACPRPIIELGRHLGDVEVGEEIAVAADDAAAHHDVPAWARMRGQEFVGESEAEDGVPVYRIRRLS; translated from the coding sequence GTGAGCGAGGCGAACGTGACTCTCGACTGCCGTGGCCAGGCGTGCCCGCGGCCGATCATCGAGCTCGGCCGCCACCTGGGCGACGTCGAGGTCGGCGAGGAGATCGCCGTGGCCGCGGACGATGCCGCCGCCCACCATGACGTGCCGGCCTGGGCGCGGATGCGCGGGCAGGAGTTCGTGGGCGAGTCGGAAGCAGAAGACGGCGTACCCGTCTACCGGATACGCCGTCTCAGCTGA
- a CDS encoding carbohydrate kinase family protein, whose protein sequence is MSGSLLIAGSIATDHLMSFGGKFADSLVADQLDKLSVSFLVNDLEIRRGGVGANISFGLGNLGLEPVLVGAVGEDFADYRSWLERHGVNCDHLRVSETLHTARFVCTTDTAMAQFASFYPGAMAEAREIEFGPIADKVGEPSFVLIAPDDPDAMKRHTEEARQRGYTFISDPSQQLAFGDGELIRELVDGAAYLFTNEYESHVLEQKTGWSAEEVLARVGTQVTTLGKDGVRIQRKGEDTIELPAAKNVDAVEPTGVGDAFRAGFLAALAWDCELEQAAEVGCVLAAYCVETVGPQEYSFTAEEFVARVRESYGDTAADQIAPNIKS, encoded by the coding sequence ATGTCCGGTTCACTCCTGATCGCAGGATCCATCGCCACTGACCATCTGATGAGCTTCGGCGGAAAGTTCGCCGACTCGCTGGTCGCAGACCAGCTCGACAAGCTCTCGGTGAGCTTCTTGGTCAACGACCTCGAGATCCGACGCGGAGGGGTCGGCGCCAACATCTCCTTCGGCCTCGGCAACCTCGGTCTCGAGCCGGTGCTCGTCGGCGCGGTCGGCGAGGACTTCGCCGACTACCGCTCGTGGCTGGAGCGCCACGGCGTCAACTGCGACCACCTGCGCGTCTCCGAGACCCTGCACACCGCGCGGTTCGTGTGCACCACCGACACCGCCATGGCCCAGTTCGCCAGCTTCTACCCGGGCGCGATGGCCGAGGCGCGCGAGATCGAGTTCGGTCCGATCGCCGACAAGGTGGGCGAGCCGTCGTTCGTGCTGATCGCGCCCGACGACCCCGACGCGATGAAGCGCCACACCGAGGAGGCCCGCCAGCGCGGCTACACCTTCATCTCCGACCCGAGCCAGCAGCTCGCCTTCGGCGACGGCGAGCTCATCCGCGAGCTCGTCGACGGCGCCGCCTACCTGTTCACCAACGAGTACGAGTCGCACGTGCTCGAGCAGAAGACGGGCTGGTCGGCCGAGGAGGTCCTCGCGCGCGTCGGCACCCAGGTCACCACGCTCGGCAAGGACGGCGTCCGCATCCAGCGCAAGGGCGAGGACACGATCGAGCTGCCGGCCGCGAAGAACGTCGACGCTGTCGAGCCCACCGGCGTCGGCGACGCGTTCCGCGCCGGCTTCCTGGCCGCGCTGGCCTGGGACTGCGAGCTCGAGCAGGCCGCCGAGGTCGGCTGCGTCCTCGCCGCCTACTGCGTCGAGACCGTCGGCCCGCAGGAGTACTCCTTCACCGCCGAGGAGTTCGTCGCCCGGGTCCGCGAGTCCTACGGCGACACCGCCGCCGACCAGATCGCCCCGAACATCAAGAGCTGA
- a CDS encoding cytochrome c oxidase subunit II — translation MATLTAGALLLSGCTDEASRLGFPEPRSEQGEHNLALWQGAWVAVLLTGILTWGLIFWAIWRYRRRNESDIPVQTRYNLPLEIFYTIAPVLMVIVFFDHTVKVQNEMLDDGNPTNVIEVTGQQWQWTFNHGIGEPDQSADENLVDDKYPYDKYGYVVGTGSHIPTLVLPEKTTTRFNLHSADVIHNFGVPEFGMKMDVVPGRINHYSITTKEATATFNASDDDLIEGKTFRGACYELCGVYHARMIFKVAIVSESDYKSYVDALAQKGFEAERPLLGGGKSTRPADDVSSHKEEGE, via the coding sequence GTGGCGACGCTGACGGCCGGCGCCCTTCTGCTGAGTGGCTGCACGGACGAGGCGTCGCGTCTCGGCTTCCCGGAGCCACGTTCCGAGCAGGGTGAGCACAACCTTGCGCTGTGGCAGGGGGCCTGGGTCGCTGTTCTTCTGACCGGCATCTTGACCTGGGGTCTGATCTTCTGGGCGATCTGGCGTTACCGCCGTCGCAACGAGTCCGACATCCCGGTCCAGACGCGTTACAACCTGCCGCTGGAGATCTTCTACACGATCGCCCCGGTCCTGATGGTGATCGTCTTCTTCGACCACACCGTCAAGGTGCAGAACGAGATGCTCGACGACGGCAACCCGACCAACGTGATCGAGGTGACCGGCCAGCAGTGGCAGTGGACCTTCAACCACGGCATCGGTGAGCCCGACCAGAGCGCCGACGAGAACCTCGTCGACGACAAGTACCCCTACGACAAGTACGGCTATGTCGTGGGCACGGGTTCGCACATCCCGACGCTGGTCCTCCCCGAGAAGACCACGACCCGGTTCAACCTGCACTCCGCAGACGTCATCCACAACTTCGGCGTGCCGGAGTTCGGGATGAAGATGGACGTCGTGCCGGGCCGGATCAACCACTACTCGATCACCACGAAGGAAGCCACGGCCACCTTCAACGCGAGCGACGACGACCTCATCGAGGGCAAGACCTTCCGTGGGGCCTGCTACGAGCTCTGCGGCGTCTACCACGCCCGGATGATCTTCAAGGTCGCGATCGTCTCCGAGAGCGACTACAAGTCCTACGTCGACGCGTTGGCTCAGAAGGGCTTCGAGGCCGAGCGCCCGTTGCTCGGCGGTGGCAAGTCCACCCGCCCGGCCGACGACGTCTCCAGCCACAAGGAGGAGGGCGAGTGA
- a CDS encoding L,D-transpeptidase, translated as MSTQSPSHHTRSSVRRGAPLTALAVVAALLLSACGGGDPGSKEPKAEPKPVVQITPNVEDEAKGVKIDKVVKVDVAKGRIDDVMLTGAKGAKVRGTISEDGLAWSAGDVLEPTAAYTLSVTATGTDGKQLETKTRFSTEDLGLDRQAYPSIAPLDGETVGVGMPIIVTYDLPVKNKSAFEKKMKVKTTPEQEGSWYWVNDKEAHYRPRTYWQANSTINVKLNINSVPAGDGIFGQKNREITFKTGDAHIYRANAQTHQMEVFNNGQKIRTIPITTGKEGFITRSGVKVIIEKFERKTMNSETIGIGEGDREYYNMEGVKWAMRLTFSGEFIHGAPWSVAQQGKANVSHGCTGMSDEDAKFLYDMSRRGDVVETVGTDRQMTFSNGWGDWNTSYDQYQAGSALA; from the coding sequence GTGTCAACGCAGTCACCGTCCCACCACACTCGTTCCTCCGTACGCCGCGGGGCGCCGTTGACGGCCCTCGCCGTCGTCGCCGCGCTGCTGCTCAGCGCCTGCGGCGGGGGAGACCCGGGCTCGAAGGAGCCCAAGGCCGAGCCGAAGCCGGTCGTGCAGATCACGCCCAACGTCGAGGACGAGGCCAAGGGCGTCAAGATCGACAAGGTCGTCAAGGTCGACGTCGCCAAGGGGCGTATCGATGACGTGATGCTCACCGGCGCCAAGGGTGCCAAGGTGCGCGGCACGATCTCCGAGGACGGCCTGGCGTGGAGCGCCGGCGACGTGCTCGAGCCGACCGCTGCGTACACGCTCTCGGTCACCGCGACCGGCACCGACGGCAAGCAGCTGGAGACGAAGACGAGGTTCTCCACCGAGGATCTCGGTCTGGACCGTCAGGCCTACCCGTCGATCGCGCCGCTCGACGGGGAGACCGTCGGTGTCGGGATGCCGATCATCGTGACCTACGACCTCCCGGTGAAGAACAAGTCGGCCTTCGAGAAGAAGATGAAGGTCAAGACGACGCCGGAGCAGGAGGGGTCGTGGTACTGGGTCAACGACAAGGAGGCCCACTACCGCCCGCGCACCTACTGGCAGGCCAACTCCACGATCAACGTGAAGCTCAACATCAACTCCGTGCCGGCCGGTGACGGCATCTTCGGCCAGAAGAACCGCGAGATCACCTTCAAGACCGGTGACGCCCACATCTACCGCGCCAACGCGCAGACCCACCAGATGGAAGTCTTCAACAACGGCCAGAAGATCAGGACCATCCCGATCACGACCGGCAAGGAAGGGTTCATCACCCGCAGCGGCGTGAAGGTGATCATCGAGAAGTTCGAGCGCAAGACCATGAACTCCGAGACGATCGGCATCGGCGAGGGCGACCGGGAGTACTACAACATGGAGGGCGTCAAGTGGGCGATGCGCCTGACCTTCTCCGGCGAGTTCATCCACGGCGCGCCATGGTCGGTCGCGCAGCAGGGCAAGGCCAACGTCTCCCACGGCTGCACGGGGATGAGCGACGAGGATGCCAAGTTCCTCTACGACATGAGCCGCCGCGGTGACGTCGTCGAGACGGTCGGCACCGACCGCCAGATGACCTTCAGCAACGGCTGGGGTGACTGGAACACCTCCTACGACCAGTACCAGGCGGGCTCCGCGCTGGCCTGA
- the ctaD gene encoding cytochrome c oxidase subunit I, which produces MTATAARPVTGGPKPLGKQIYQLLTTTDHKLIGKMYLVTSFVWFLIGGLMALLMRSELAFPGQQVVNDELFNQLFTMHGTIMLLLFATPLFFGFSNVIMPLQIGAPDVAFPRLNMFSYWLYLFGGIIAASGFFTPTGAADFGWFAYTPLSSAQYSPGVGGDLWIMGLYMAGLGTILGAVNFITTIICMRAPGMTMFRMPIFTWNTLVTSLLVLIAFPILAAALLMLESDRQFGSHVFDAAHGGPILWQHLFWFFGHPEVYIIALPFFGIVTEILPVFSRKPVFGYVGLVAATLGIAILSVAVWAHHMFVTGAVNLPFFSGMTFLIAVPTGVKFFNWIGTMWGGSISFDTPMLWSIGFLTTFLFGGLTGIILASPPLDFQVSDSYFVVAHFHYVVFGTVVFAMFAGFYFWWPKMTGRMLDERLGKVHFWLLFVGFHATFLVQHWLGVEGMQRRIADYLPSDGFTFLNQFSTVGAFLLSLSMLPFFYNLYVSRKAPKVGVDDPWGWGRSLEWATACPAPRHNFVSIPRIRSESPAFDLHHPEIAALEHDEDDLVSTSSNKEG; this is translated from the coding sequence GTGACCGCCACCGCTGCGCGCCCGGTCACCGGGGGCCCCAAGCCGCTCGGCAAGCAGATCTACCAGCTGCTGACCACGACCGATCACAAGCTGATCGGCAAGATGTACCTCGTCACCTCGTTCGTCTGGTTCCTCATCGGCGGTCTGATGGCCCTGCTGATGCGTTCGGAGCTGGCGTTCCCCGGGCAGCAGGTCGTCAACGACGAGCTGTTCAACCAGCTGTTCACGATGCACGGCACGATCATGCTGCTGCTGTTCGCGACGCCGCTGTTCTTCGGCTTCTCCAACGTGATCATGCCGCTGCAGATCGGCGCCCCTGACGTCGCCTTCCCGCGGCTCAACATGTTCAGCTACTGGCTCTACCTCTTCGGCGGCATCATCGCGGCCAGCGGCTTCTTCACGCCGACCGGTGCGGCCGACTTCGGCTGGTTCGCCTACACGCCGCTCTCCAGCGCGCAGTACTCGCCGGGCGTCGGTGGCGACCTGTGGATCATGGGTCTCTACATGGCCGGTCTGGGCACGATCCTCGGTGCGGTCAACTTCATCACCACGATCATCTGCATGCGTGCGCCGGGCATGACCATGTTCCGGATGCCGATCTTCACCTGGAACACCCTGGTCACCTCGCTGCTGGTGCTGATCGCGTTCCCGATCCTCGCCGCGGCGCTGCTGATGCTCGAGTCCGACCGTCAGTTCGGCTCCCACGTCTTCGACGCCGCTCACGGCGGCCCGATCCTGTGGCAGCACCTGTTCTGGTTCTTCGGCCACCCCGAGGTCTACATCATCGCGCTGCCGTTCTTCGGCATCGTTACCGAGATCCTCCCGGTCTTCAGCCGCAAGCCGGTCTTCGGCTACGTCGGCCTCGTCGCCGCGACGCTCGGTATCGCCATCCTCTCGGTGGCCGTGTGGGCCCACCACATGTTCGTCACCGGTGCGGTCAACCTGCCGTTCTTCTCAGGTATGACATTCCTGATCGCGGTGCCGACAGGTGTGAAGTTCTTCAACTGGATCGGCACGATGTGGGGCGGTTCGATCAGTTTCGACACCCCGATGCTGTGGTCGATCGGCTTCTTGACGACCTTCCTCTTCGGTGGTCTGACCGGCATCATCCTGGCGAGCCCGCCGCTCGACTTCCAGGTCTCCGACTCCTACTTCGTGGTCGCCCACTTCCACTACGTGGTCTTCGGCACCGTCGTGTTCGCGATGTTCGCCGGCTTCTACTTCTGGTGGCCCAAGATGACCGGACGGATGCTCGACGAGCGTCTCGGCAAGGTCCACTTCTGGCTGCTGTTCGTCGGCTTCCACGCGACCTTCCTGGTCCAGCACTGGCTCGGTGTCGAGGGCATGCAGCGCCGCATCGCCGACTACCTGCCCAGCGACGGCTTCACGTTCCTCAACCAGTTCTCCACCGTGGGAGCGTTCCTGCTGAGCCTGTCGATGCTGCCGTTCTTCTACAACCTCTACGTCTCTCGCAAGGCGCCCAAGGTCGGCGTCGACGACCCGTGGGGCTGGGGCCGTTCGCTGGAGTGGGCCACCGCGTGCCCGGCGCCGCGCCACAACTTCGTCTCCATCCCGCGGATCCGTTCGGAGTCCCCGGCCTTCGACCTCCACCACCCGGAGATCGCCGCGCTGGAGCACGACGAGGACGATCTCGTCTCGACCAGCTCGAACAAGGAAGGCTGA
- a CDS encoding zinc ribbon domain-containing protein YjdM: MSDTLPPCPRCASEYTYEMGDLVVCPECAHEWSPSEEAEAAESAAIKDSNGNVLTDGDDVVIIKDLKVKGAGGGTIKVGTKVRGIRLSPGVGDHDIEAKVDGFGQMQLKSSIVRKA, translated from the coding sequence GTGTCCGACACCCTCCCGCCGTGCCCACGGTGCGCGAGCGAGTACACGTACGAGATGGGTGACCTCGTCGTCTGCCCCGAGTGCGCCCACGAGTGGTCGCCGTCCGAGGAGGCGGAGGCCGCCGAGTCCGCCGCGATCAAGGACTCCAACGGCAACGTGCTCACCGACGGTGACGACGTCGTCATCATCAAGGACCTCAAGGTCAAGGGCGCCGGCGGCGGCACCATCAAGGTCGGCACCAAGGTGCGCGGCATCCGCCTCTCCCCCGGCGTCGGCGACCACGACATCGAGGCCAAGGTCGACGGCTTCGGCCAGATGCAGCTCAAGTCCTCGATCGTACGCAAGGCCTGA